AGATGGAGAAGGTGAGTACAgtattgtgaatgtgtgttgctgcaggaGCATGAACTTAATTCGGTGCATGAAACAGAGACGTCAGATGTTTTGTCAAACATGTAAACCCCCAGATAAAACCCTCTTTTTATTAAGTGTATCTTAATCTTTGCAGATCGTGTTTTACGAGGACCGGGACTTCCACGGGAAGTCCTACGAATGCAAAGGGGACTCCGCTGACCTGCACGGCTTCATCGGCCGATGCAACTCGGTCAAGGTGGAGGTCGGCTGGTGGGTTCTGTACGAGCGCAACAACCACATGGGCTACCAGTATGTCATTGGCCCCGGGGAGTACAATGACTACCGTCACTGGATGGGCTTCAATGACTGTGTCCGATCCTGCAGGATCATCAAAAACGTAAGTCACAAGGTGCCATGACAAAGACAAGACAACCAAACAGTCTTCCTCACAACACGACGTCATTTCTTTGACTGCTTTGGTTTCAGCTCAAAGGGTCGTACAAGCTGAAGCTGTTTGACCGGCCAAACTTTGACGGCCATTGTTTGGAggtgacagaaaacacaaagtctGTCCAGGAGAAATGGCTCAGACATCAAGTCCAGTCCTGCAAGGTCCTGGAGGGCTGCTGGATCTTCTTTGAACATCCAAACTTCTGCGGGCGCCAGTACCTGCTGGAGAAAGGGGAGTACCGGCACCACTCCGAGTGGGGAGCTCCGAAATCTACCGTGAGCTCCATCAGAATAATTCTGGAGCTGTGAAGTTCAACCAGGTAGTCTCTTATCATCTAATGTAATGCATCGTAATAAACATATTGCATcctcatttctgtttgtgtctgtgttctttatgtgttttattctgTTAGAGGAAGAACAATTAATGACAAAAGCAATGCaattaattattacatttgacAGTAAAGGTAAGAAATATCATTCATATCGTTGCATTGTTTACAATTACCTGAACACATCACCTTCCGTTTCAAGTCCTCTCGAAAGATTCAAGGAACATTTATATCCTGGGCTGAAATAATGGAGTCTAATATGACAaccctgcaataaatcctacttACTGTATATCCAGTTCATGTTGAAACTGTTACAGCTTTATGGTCCTTTTCTACGATTGTGATGCTGTTGAATTGTGTTAAACAGACGATATACAGATGAAATCATATAATTTACATTAAATCTAAGTAACAACATcatgtttgttatgttttgaGATGGGAACAAATGCTCCTACATGTAATGAATTAAATTATATCTCGCCTAAAATGCAAAATCAGTACTTTCTCTTACAATTATAAGATGAGGGGATATAAGATAAGAGGATTCCTGCGGCAGCCAGAGCACTGGTGAGACTTACAAACTGTTTGTGCAAAGGTTTTTTATTGTTGACAAATCCGGCAATAATTCTCTCAATTCACTGATTCATCAAAAATCCTTCAAATTGCTTCTTTTGTCTGACTAACAGTTCAAAAccccaaaaatattcagtttactttgATGTTAGCAGCAAATACTAAATGTTTGGGAAGCTGGAAATATTTAATGTTCGTCATAAGTGTTGATTGATCTTTTGTGGATTGACTGATGGATCACTTCAGATCTTTTTGTAAAGTACGACAACTTCCAGTCCGCtcttataattaaaaaatactgaAGACACTCACTTCAGCCGCTGCAACTCTGTTGGTGTGAGAGCGCGGCCTGGGTTCTGTACGAGACGTCCCCCTGGTACCAGGACATCCTGAGCAGGGGGCAGTACCTTGAGCTACTGATTACCAgtgttgtgttgctgtttgTGACAAACGGGTTTGAAAGGTTCCTTAAaggtaaaatgtaaaacatgatcaattaaatatgaaatcatTTGTTTCTGTAACTTGTCTAACTGAACATTCCCATTGTCTTGTTGCTGAATATGGAGGTTGTAGTTGATTCCTTCTAATTTGAAGAATGACTACAGGGATGTTAAACAGTTTTATGCAGAAGCTTTGCCTCAACTCATCTGGGGTACGAGGATAACGTTGCATGCATCTCTAAATGCAGACTGCACTGACTGTTAAACAAACAGCTTCTCTTTGGTCAGCACTGATGTTTGATTCATCTAGAACTACAGGTAACACTAAGAAGGCCACAAGAAAAGCTGTTTAGAATTATTTTAAGAAAGTTACTGAACACGTTTCTGCTCCTAAAGGCCttaaatttgtcagagtccaaatacgtccaacttttcatcggatcggaaaagtgaacgtatacgcatgtctaacctattgatagagcatcacttacttatacaaaatgtatcggacgaatacccaacaaatgcataacgtatacacaaatatggcgtatacaaaatatcagcaacacgctggtttacgtagatataatgttacgcctcagacacacgGAAGGAagactaaaaaaaaacaatactttacttcaataaaacagaatattaactcAAAGCcctcactaggaggataaacaaacTTCACTGAACAAACACACTTCTTGGAACACTGGTGCTTGCACATGATATGACcagacgaactgacacacgacaaggggagacaggacaatttatacaagaggtgagtgggaacaggtggaaacaatcaggggcggggcagacgctgacgatggcgggaaaccacacaaagacagggagtaaacacaagacatgacacaagggaggtgaactctacaaaattaaacaggaacacaaatccagagtcatgacagaACCCCCTTCTCAAGGGACGGATCCCAGACGTCCCAAAGAAAGATCAGCAGGGCGGGTGGAGGGGGTCCGGAGGAGGGAATCCAGTGGCCTACATGGCTCAGTAGGCCGGTGGAAAGACCAGGTTGAAGACTCGGGAGGCCGGCGGacaggccgggctggaggcgggcAGAACCGCTCAGGAGGCTGGACTGGAGGCGGGTGAAGCCGCGCAGGAGGCAAGAGTGAGGGGGAGCACGGGGGTCTCGAGCATCAAGGGGAACAGAGGGGTTTCGAgaggcagctggggaacagctggagcctcgaggggcagctggggccTTGAGCGGCCttggtgcgttgttgaacgctgatgttttgagaatgttcaaaattaccggatgtacccgacgtgtgcttcataagatatgcagacgttacgttagacatacgtgagtacgcaatacgtacgtgaatacttacctacgtaaatatagtacgtaaatacctacgtgactacgttagaggtacgttagatatcggctacgtcggctgacggtgaatcctacagccagtttagtgataacgagtggataacctattcctacccgatgttaagatgatgcctgacgacagagtaacttattaaacgtgtttctacagtacagctagcgttcagcatgttagccgttctccagcatcagcatgacgtgaaccaaacggcacttttccagctccgttggccagacgctctgatacgttttaaataagtaagtgatacgctatcaatgtttgacatacgtataataatttgttatgtattcgttatgtatacgtcagctacaacaccgctgtggaaaagttggacgtatttggactctgacacattttgagctacttttcatatacggagctgtgtgacggagccgtgtgtctgctgtgttcggcgtatcgtctgcgtacttcaaacgatcacaacttacccttaatttatacctattgccgatatttcgtatacgccagcatacgtttctgtcatacggatatgtgtgacagggcctttagagcCGTTTCCTCACATCTTGTGAATCGGCcaattgcttttattataattcTAAACATATTACAGCTTATAAAAAAGGAGATTCTTGCACACtgctaataaaacaaatacataagtGTAACGTGTCTCCCTTTGCAGACCTTCTTTAGTTACAGTTTGTACTGATTCGTTGTTTGTCTAATGCTTTGAATACAAGAGCGGTGCAGAATCTTAACTTTTACACAAAGtacaaatctttatttaaaccTGCTAGAAATCTGATACAACTACAAAAAGTTAAAGAAGTAATATTGATTAGACAGATATTAATACTGCAGAATGTCAGACCTTTTCTCTAAAGATAAAGCTCATAACACTATTAAAAGATTATTATGAAATGCTACCGACCATTGTTGTTTCGTAAATTAACACATATTCCACCAAATCaacttaataaaaatatatatatgaaaaaccaacaaaataaaagtaatatctACTTTTGTACTTCCACACACATTTCTTAatccatgtaatgtaaaaataaatcggACTTTAGTTGATCCCTACCATGCGTACACAAAGTAAATGAAGTTTCTGTGATTCCTGCATTATCACAGTTTATTCATTTCCACACAGAAGCACTAATTAAGATTAAAAGTTCTTTTTATGTCtgcaaaaaaacatgcaaacactcgCATTTGAGTGACGATCACTGAggtatgtgcatgtgcacagTCGGCCCTCCTCTGTCTTCATGCTGCTGCACGTCTCTGACTCTCAGCAGACAGCAGTGCAGGAGGGAGGTCACAGCAGTGCAGGACGGAGGTCACAGAGCTCAGCTAAACCTGCGGACAAAGAGGCGCAGCTTGCTGATGACTCAGTGGGATTTGGACGGTAAGAGCCCGGAGCATGCcagctgctgttagtgctgacGCTCGGCTCACTGGAACAACGATGTGACCCCAACAACACAAAGGGAGTCCAGCCAGCACGTTCTCTCAGCTGGAGGTATTCACCTCTAAAGCCTCTTTGTTTACTGCGAACCTGGTGCTTTGAGCggatgacaggagagagagggagacacgaGTCACAGGGAGCCAGTGTGCACCCTCTCCTGGACGATGTTTGGAGCTGTCCAGACAGCTCGAGGCTGTTTGGACTCGACTTAGTTTCAGTTAACTTGGATCTTAACGCTGAAGCGCACAGACAACAGTTTGATTGCAACGCCCTCATGCACAGTGCTCTGACCTCCACCCGATCTACACCTTTAGTCTGTGCAGAGGTGGACgcagtagtaataccacagtgtagaaatacacaATTGACTTCCAAACTAGTTGtatgtaatattaaaaatacatataatcaataaacaaagaggaaaaccttttcttttctttgtatgAAGACAAATGTCCTAAAAGGTGAACGTAGAGACAAACTGTGGAGTCTTCTTTTCTTAAGATCATTCAAGAACTAATACAGGAAGCCCTCGTGAGGAGAACATGTCGATATAGATAAAGCTGTGAAATCAATAAGTCATCTAGTCGCAGTGACTGATGCTGCATTACTACAGGATGTGAGGACAAACATATCGGAGTATTGATGCGATGAATACATGTCAATTAGATTCAAATCCATATTTTTATcttaatatacagtattgttTTATCAAGACGTCCTCCTCTCACAGCCCTTCAGACGTCAGCTTCACATTAAACTTCACCCACACAATGCACTGAAACCACTTCAACAATCCAAAGAACAGATTTATAGATTCACGGCTGCAGCAATGAGCTGCTTCATTCTTCCAATCTATAGTTTCATCAGCTGTATCAAAACATCGTCCTCAGACTTTTCCCCTCAGCTCAGTTATTTATAACTTGTTCATAACTGTGGATATGATTTGTCTCAGCTGAGAGGAACTATGTTAATCCCAGGAAAAGAATGTTGTTTCTGGCTGCTAGAGTTACCTTGTATGGCAAGAATGGACAGatgggagaagagagagtaaagtagagcgagagcgagagggaggagaaacagGAACATACGAGACACCGGgtcaaatacattaaacaaaatCTACTGCACGGTTAAAAATAGCAGAGAGAAAGCGGCTGAAGCTGGAGAAACATCTGCATCCTGCAGTGTTTAGAACTGTTTGTCTGGGAGTAACACTCTCCATGATGCGTGTGGTTTACCCAACAATACTCCTAATGGGTTGTTCAATGAGAGACGCACCGCAGGCGGATGAGAGGCTGTGATGTGACAGCACAGCTTCACCTGAGGCGGATTCAGGATGAAAGCAGCACAGCTTCATCTGAAAGCTCTTTGATCTGCACTAAAAATGCCATGCTATTATTAACGTACGATACTGTGCGGTCAGAGACGATCACCTGAGGCTGAAGTCCAGCTGAGCCGGCGTTTAGAATCTCACGTGATGCTTGTGGAGAAAGTGTTGAGAACTTAAGAGACTTTAAGAACATGTGTTGCTGTGTCGACCCTAAACAGTGATGGTTACATGTTAAcctactttttaaaaatgtatttttattcaaatcttTATTGGTAACAGGGCATTACAAACAACACCGGCCCAGCCAACACCCATAACAagaatgcaaataaaaataaatcaaaatggtcttttcttcttttgcatTATTACACGTGTTTGCCTCTTTTACGCTAACGagaggatttctgatttctgttaGAAGTAGAGGAGAATGCACGATACACAGAACCGTAACCCGCTACGAGGGATGCACAGACTGTGTGTCCTGCCCTTTGCACCAAGAAAGAAATAGCAGCGTCAGATCCGGGATGTTTCTGAGTTAACATGAAGCGTCTTATCTGAGATACGCTGCTGTAGCCGGACAACATACATTTGCTTTCGGAGTCTTGTCACCTTCTTGTCCTCTGAGGAGACGCGGCGCAGAGAGGTCGTGTCCCTGTGATGTGGCTCCCTGCCCACGACACCCTCAGTTGGCCAATATCCTCCCAGCCTCCTTCACACCTgccactaaaacacacactacACCTCTCCCGCCCGCACCTCACACACATATGGACCTGCTGGGACCTAAATTTGGACCTGAGGTCTATGAAGGGAAAGCATCGGCCCCGCTGGAGCCAAATCTGAGATGTTATAAAGAGTGTTTTAAATTTTTTATTGAAAAGCACTTTTAGCTGCATCtttcttgtatgaaaagtactatataaaataaaataaaataaaataatataaaataaataaaataaaataaaataaaataaaataaaataaaataaaataaaataaaataaaataaaataatatattatattatatattattatataatataaaataatataataaataataataataacaataataatatcacaACAACTACTCTTTATTAAAAgggcttttaaatgtttttttatttaatcatctGTTTGTCACAAACAACCTGCAAACACAAGTTTGAGTGGGAACCACAAGGTGGCAGGATTGCACACTAGTATTAAACTAGGGTACGGCTTAGTTTATACAACCAAATAACCTCTAGAAGCTGATTGAAGTGCACCACTAAAGGAACAGCAGcactgtgtttcctgtctgctTTCACATTCACAAGAAAAggagtgaaatgttttgtttttccttgtttAGTTTGAGTGAATTCTATCGCAGATAAGAGACTTAAAGGTGATTATTTTGTTGAAGCGGTTGTATATAAAACATGCGAGATAAGATAAAAGGAAGAGTAATGTTAAGCAGGCGAGGATGGAGAAGCAGGAGGTGCTGCAGTCAAAGATTCACTTTCACATATTTCAAATATGGATCAATGCAGTCCCATTCATTCTGCTcatgtctgtgcacacacacctttgtgcTAAAGGTTTACCAGGGAGCCTGATGTGACGTCAAAGCTGGCgagaaggaaaaagaaacagCATTGCCATGGAAACCCATCTCCCTCAGTTCCTCTATGATCTCTGATCCACCGCGAATCggagaacatgaagctgtattATTGCACAGACATGCAGCCCTGCACAAAAGAGCAGCACGAGACAATCCTTTTAGGTTAGTAACCATGTGAATGTAGGAAAGAACGACTGGATGGCAGTGATGGTACAATGCAGCTGACATTGTGTTGATCTTAATGACAGACTGCTCTATAAATAGCTTTTATTGCCTGTTTAAACTGTGGATGAGTCCCATTTATAGAACCTAAAGGTAGACCCAACATTCGTAGGAAGGCTTTTACACGATCACTTTGTGTTGGCACTATTTACATGTAGCTCCTTTTACACACGCAAAGCAACGTGATGTCCGGATCATTCCGACCAGACAAGACTTCACTGTGCCGGCTTCCTGGGACAAAGTGACGTTTCTATCACGACTGGTGCAAAACCGGGAAACATACATCGAAGAAGGGCCATTTACACGAAAATGTGTAACTGAAGAGACAACGAGATTTGGGAATTCCTGCCAGAAAGGGCCGACGCCGAAATACTCAGAACATTTTGAGGAACAGCAAGAGACTCGGTCGTTTATGAGCGAACTACTGAGCGGCTACGTGTCGTGCACGCTCTGCCCTCGCCTGAACCTAAAGTCCTACCTACAGCAATAACTTCTACAAGGAGAAGGTCACTTATAGAGCGCAGACGTCCACCTAAGCCTTTGCAAAATGTGACAATGAATGTGTAT
This portion of the Cottoperca gobio chromosome 21, fCotGob3.1, whole genome shotgun sequence genome encodes:
- the crygs4 gene encoding crystallin, gamma S4; the encoded protein is MEKIVFYEDRDFHGKSYECKGDSADLHGFIGRCNSVKVEVGWWVLYERNNHMGYQYVIGPGEYNDYRHWMGFNDCVRSCRIIKNLKGSYKLKLFDRPNFDGHCLEVTENTKSVQEKWLRHQVQSCKVLEGCWIFFEHPNFCGRQYLLEKGEYRHHSEWGAPKSTVSSIRIILEL